The sequence gtgcttggctctgacctttcagagccttcaaggttaaccagccttccgggttccttgtccacacctctctgctagtgaaggcaatgggcggcttccaaagagggggcggggggcgtggagGCTAGTGACCAGTTTTCCAGGTTCTGGAGGGCCTCCAGTGCTACCGGTCCCAGTCCCAGGCGGGGGAGGCCTCGGCAGCAGCATTTGGGATCAGGTAATGCAGTTTGTTGAGCCAAGTTGGCAGTTTGTGAAGGATTCAGTTCAGCTGGTTAAAGATGCACCAAACCTGACTGAAAAGAATTCCAGAAGATTGCTATGGCAACAGCAATAGGACTTGCTATAATGGGGTTCATTGGCTTTTTTGTGAAACTGATCCGTATCCCTATTAATAACATCATTGTCAGTGGCTGAAGACCTTTTTAGAGGACGGGTTTTCATCTTGGGGATTGGTGAACAGTGAAGATTTGAGAAGCTTGTGGAGTAAAGAAACATTGCCTACATGT comes from Eptesicus fuscus isolate TK198812 chromosome 1, DD_ASM_mEF_20220401, whole genome shotgun sequence and encodes:
- the LOC114227019 gene encoding LOW QUALITY PROTEIN: protein transport protein Sec61 subunit gamma-like (The sequence of the model RefSeq protein was modified relative to this genomic sequence to represent the inferred CDS: inserted 1 base in 1 codon; substituted 1 base at 1 genomic stop codon) → MKVPGGGGLGSSIWDQVMQFVEPSWQFVKDSVQLVXRCTKPDXKEFQKIAMATAIGLAIMGFIGFFVKLIRIPINNIIVSG